The following coding sequences are from one Bacillus sp. PK3_68 window:
- a CDS encoding M42 family metallopeptidase: MGNIIEERVSDSLISTNAAKERIKELLRDLTGLVGVSGTEQEVVKYMKEKLLPYADEVKVDHNGNVIAIKKGTAPGPKLMVSSHSDEVGFCVKNILPNGFIMFDKVGGVSDQLLLGRKVWITARKLPGIIGIKAGHMQTPEESKRVKTTRECYIDMGASSRTEVENMGIKIGDPIVFQSDFMEMDNKDLVSTKSVDNRIHCAILIELFKELQGIEFAGTLYGVVTVQEEVGLRGAMMVGSAIEPDYAIVLDTIPAGDTPDIDTEISLPVYLGKGPACPVADGVRGTMTFNYIHPKVREMIEEQAAKENISLQMITLIGDAYTTDAASLGSTNKGIPVGIVSTPRRYSHSPVELVNLNDAEGVLKIVKGIVTDNGTKDLSFI; encoded by the coding sequence ATGGGAAATATAATTGAAGAAAGAGTGAGTGATTCATTGATAAGTACAAATGCGGCGAAAGAAAGAATTAAAGAGTTATTAAGAGACTTAACAGGATTAGTAGGCGTTTCTGGTACAGAACAAGAGGTTGTTAAATATATGAAAGAAAAATTGCTGCCGTATGCGGATGAAGTAAAGGTTGACCACAATGGCAACGTGATTGCGATCAAAAAAGGAACAGCGCCGGGGCCTAAATTGATGGTTTCAAGCCATTCGGATGAAGTGGGATTTTGTGTGAAAAATATATTGCCTAATGGGTTTATTATGTTTGATAAAGTTGGAGGCGTTTCTGACCAGTTATTGTTAGGAAGAAAAGTCTGGATTACAGCAAGAAAACTGCCGGGCATTATTGGAATTAAAGCTGGGCATATGCAAACTCCTGAAGAGAGCAAACGCGTAAAAACAACCCGTGAATGCTACATTGATATGGGAGCTTCTTCTCGAACAGAAGTAGAAAATATGGGAATAAAAATCGGAGACCCGATTGTGTTCCAAAGTGATTTTATGGAAATGGACAATAAAGATCTTGTGTCTACAAAATCAGTAGATAATCGAATCCATTGTGCCATATTAATTGAATTATTTAAAGAATTACAAGGTATTGAATTTGCTGGAACTTTGTATGGTGTTGTTACTGTTCAAGAGGAGGTAGGTCTCCGGGGAGCTATGATGGTAGGGAGTGCGATCGAACCTGATTATGCCATCGTTTTAGACACAATTCCAGCTGGAGATACACCTGACATAGATACAGAAATATCACTTCCGGTCTATCTCGGAAAAGGCCCTGCTTGTCCTGTTGCGGACGGGGTAAGAGGAACAATGACATTTAACTACATTCATCCTAAAGTAAGAGAAATGATTGAAGAACAAGCAGCAAAAGAAAATATATCCTTGCAAATGATCACGTTAATTGGAGATGCGTACACAACTGATGCAGCTAGTTTAGGTTCAACGAATAAAGGGATACCTGTTGGCATTGTCTCCACACCGCGCAGATATTCCCATTCTCCGGTTGAACTGGTTAACCTAAATGACGCCGAAGGGGTTTTGAAAATCGTAAAAGGAATTGTAACAGACAATGGAACAAAAGATTTAAGTTTTATCTAA
- a CDS encoding M20 family metallopeptidase, translating into MIEHLFNRLENLYPKLVEFRRNLHMYPELSFKEEETPKKIADFLTNLGLEVKTGVGGRGVLATLRGGKPGKTVAFRADFDALPIQDEKEVEYKSRIPGVMHACGHDIHTAALLGVAKVMSEVKDELEGNIVFIHQFAEEVIPGGAKSMIEDGCLDGVDMIYGAHVASHLPYGTIGLKEGYLMAAGDRFEIDIYGVGGHGATPELTVDSLVVGSQLVLNLQQIVSRRVDPLKPAVVTVGSFVSGDAYNVIANTAKIKGTVRTFDEGVRDLIEESIGQIAKSTCEGAGATEKYSYERGYPAVWNHPAETRRVQEIAKVLIGEENVKEMTPHMGMEDFAYYLQKVPGTFFWVGGRNADINAEYPHHHPKFDVDERSMLIIGKMFISAFFANSSTNMAKLKKVSLGH; encoded by the coding sequence ATGATTGAACATCTATTTAACAGATTAGAAAATTTATACCCTAAGTTAGTTGAATTTCGTAGAAACCTGCATATGTACCCGGAACTTTCTTTTAAAGAGGAAGAGACGCCGAAAAAAATTGCTGACTTTTTAACGAACTTAGGATTAGAAGTGAAAACAGGAGTCGGTGGCAGAGGGGTTCTAGCAACGCTAAGGGGAGGAAAGCCCGGAAAAACAGTAGCTTTCCGCGCTGATTTTGATGCCCTGCCTATTCAGGACGAAAAAGAAGTAGAGTATAAGTCTCGTATCCCGGGAGTTATGCATGCTTGCGGTCATGATATTCATACGGCAGCTTTACTTGGAGTAGCCAAGGTAATGAGTGAGGTAAAGGATGAGCTTGAAGGAAATATTGTGTTTATTCATCAATTTGCAGAAGAAGTAATTCCAGGAGGGGCCAAGTCCATGATTGAGGATGGCTGTCTTGATGGAGTGGATATGATTTACGGAGCTCATGTCGCTTCTCACCTTCCCTATGGAACAATAGGTTTAAAAGAAGGGTATTTAATGGCTGCCGGTGATAGGTTTGAAATCGATATTTATGGAGTAGGAGGACATGGAGCCACACCAGAATTAACAGTTGATTCTCTCGTAGTAGGCAGCCAGCTTGTCCTAAATCTTCAGCAAATAGTAAGCAGGCGTGTGGACCCGCTCAAGCCTGCTGTTGTAACTGTTGGCTCATTTGTCAGCGGTGATGCTTACAATGTAATCGCTAACACAGCAAAAATTAAAGGAACTGTTCGAACATTCGATGAAGGTGTTCGTGATTTGATTGAGGAATCGATCGGACAAATAGCCAAATCGACATGTGAAGGAGCTGGAGCTACTGAAAAATATTCTTATGAAAGAGGCTATCCAGCTGTTTGGAATCATCCCGCTGAAACGAGAAGAGTGCAAGAAATTGCCAAGGTACTGATTGGTGAGGAGAATGTCAAAGAAATGACACCTCATATGGGAATGGAAGATTTCGCGTATTATTTGCAAAAGGTACCCGGAACATTCTTCTGGGTAGGGGGAAGGAATGCCGATATAAATGCAGAGTATCCGCATCATCATCCAAAGTTTGATGTGGATGAAAGGTCTATGCTAATCATTGGAAAAATGTTTATTTCTGCTTTTTTTGCCAACAGTTCAACTAATATGGCGAAACTAAAGAAAGTTTCATTGGGACATTAA
- a CDS encoding sodium:solute symporter, with the protein MNASLFVLFGFLLLIIYIGIRARQGKDMDLEQWTVGGRGFGTILVFLLMAGESFTTFTFLGASSWAYGKGGPALYIIAYLCLTYCFFYWFYPGIWKYAKDNRLVSQSDFFASKYKSPYLGTLAALIGVVSMIPYIVLQLKGLGIIVSEASYGLISPAVAIWIGAVSVTVYVMISGIHGSAWTAIIKDILIFGVVVFMGLYIPFHYYGGIEPMFREIHTSNPDFLKLPDSGLSISWFISTVLMTSVGGLMWPHLFVATYSASSPKAIRKNAVITPLYTLMLLFIFFVGFAAIKIVPGLQGSNTDLALLRIALQTFDPWFVGVIGAAGLLTALVPGSMLLMTASVSLSKNVYKVFAPEASDKQISTIAKLLVPIISLISVYFTFNGGNSIVMLLLMAYSFITQLFPPIIFGLMKNNFVTKQGAAAGMIAGVITVAYMTVTNATVGTLFPSLPNVAKDLNVGIIALSINIIIMLAVSLFTKQVSVSTNVKKSQTV; encoded by the coding sequence ATGAATGCTTCGCTCTTTGTGCTTTTTGGTTTTCTGTTATTAATCATTTATATCGGAATACGGGCTAGACAAGGAAAAGATATGGACCTTGAACAATGGACTGTTGGCGGAAGAGGATTTGGAACAATACTTGTTTTTCTGTTAATGGCAGGAGAATCATTTACAACCTTTACCTTTCTTGGCGCAAGTTCATGGGCTTACGGAAAAGGTGGACCTGCTCTTTATATTATCGCTTATTTGTGTCTGACCTACTGTTTCTTTTATTGGTTTTATCCTGGTATATGGAAGTATGCAAAAGACAACAGGCTAGTCTCTCAATCTGATTTCTTTGCCAGTAAGTATAAAAGCCCGTATTTAGGAACTCTCGCCGCTCTTATCGGCGTCGTGTCCATGATCCCTTATATTGTCCTTCAGTTAAAAGGATTGGGTATCATTGTTTCCGAAGCTTCTTATGGTTTAATCTCTCCTGCTGTTGCAATTTGGATCGGAGCAGTATCTGTAACGGTTTACGTAATGATTTCAGGCATACATGGTTCTGCATGGACGGCTATAATTAAAGACATTTTAATCTTTGGTGTTGTCGTATTTATGGGGCTATACATCCCTTTTCACTATTATGGCGGAATAGAGCCTATGTTTAGAGAGATTCATACATCAAATCCCGATTTTCTCAAGTTACCGGATTCAGGGTTGAGTATTTCCTGGTTTATTTCAACTGTTTTGATGACGAGTGTCGGCGGCTTAATGTGGCCACATTTGTTCGTTGCTACATATTCGGCATCAAGTCCAAAAGCCATCCGTAAAAATGCGGTTATTACTCCCCTGTATACACTGATGTTATTATTTATCTTTTTTGTTGGATTTGCAGCAATTAAGATCGTACCTGGTTTACAGGGGTCCAACACTGATCTCGCTTTGCTGCGTATTGCATTGCAAACATTTGATCCTTGGTTTGTCGGAGTTATTGGCGCCGCAGGTTTATTGACTGCTTTAGTTCCGGGCTCCATGCTGCTGATGACCGCTTCCGTGTCACTGTCCAAGAATGTATATAAAGTATTTGCTCCGGAAGCTTCGGACAAACAAATTTCAACAATTGCCAAATTGTTAGTCCCTATTATTTCACTCATCTCTGTTTACTTCACATTCAATGGCGGAAACTCGATCGTAATGCTTCTCCTCATGGCCTATAGCTTCATCACACAATTATTTCCGCCAATCATTTTCGGTTTGATGAAAAATAACTTTGTTACAAAACAAGGTGCTGCAGCAGGAATGATAGCAGGTGTCATCACTGTAGCTTATATGACTGTGACAAATGCTACTGTGGGGACTTTATTTCCTTCGCTGCCAAATGTAGCAAAAGATTTAAACGTAGGAATCATCGCTTTAAGTATAAACATTATTATTATGCTGGCTGTTAGTTTATTTACTAAACAAGTATCTGTATCAACAAATGTGAAAAAATCTCAAACGGTGTAA
- a CDS encoding DUF3311 domain-containing protein — protein sequence MKFIHFLTMIPFVGMLFSLPFVNRVEPFVLGMPFIVFWTVLWVILTSAIMAIVFKIDPANQEDGELE from the coding sequence ATGAAGTTTATTCACTTTTTAACTATGATTCCTTTTGTTGGAATGCTTTTCTCTCTGCCATTCGTTAATCGAGTCGAACCGTTTGTACTTGGGATGCCATTTATCGTATTTTGGACCGTTTTATGGGTCATATTAACCTCAGCTATTATGGCTATTGTTTTTAAAATTGATCCTGCTAATCAAGAGGATGGTGAGTTAGAATGA
- a CDS encoding malonate decarboxylase holo-ACP synthase: MELNPHDLLKIRTIKELISYSSMPGWVTVSLTNAPYVVVRRARAPEGFVAVGVRGSKRNERFAAFLPIEHIAERITPEQLADERGWRERSKEIFHRLEQVSDLLKKYPYPWGPTGSVGFELASGKETVTKNSDIDIVIRSPAGLTIEIAKEMKQELERIPARLDVQVETVDGAFSLSEYIMSEGKAILFRTMDGPLLKTFYIPALKK; the protein is encoded by the coding sequence ATGGAGTTAAACCCGCATGATTTATTAAAAATAAGAACTATAAAGGAGTTGATCAGCTATTCCTCTATGCCTGGATGGGTAACAGTTTCCTTAACGAATGCCCCTTATGTTGTTGTGCGGCGAGCAAGGGCTCCTGAGGGATTCGTCGCTGTCGGTGTTAGAGGCTCCAAAAGAAATGAGCGATTTGCGGCTTTTTTGCCCATTGAGCACATAGCGGAGCGAATTACGCCGGAACAGCTGGCTGATGAAAGAGGATGGCGTGAAAGATCAAAGGAGATCTTCCATCGTTTAGAACAGGTTAGTGACTTGTTAAAAAAATATCCTTATCCGTGGGGGCCGACGGGAAGTGTCGGTTTTGAACTCGCAAGCGGGAAAGAAACGGTCACAAAGAACAGTGATATTGATATCGTGATTCGCTCGCCGGCGGGGTTAACAATCGAGATTGCTAAAGAGATGAAACAAGAGTTGGAGAGAATACCAGCTCGGCTGGATGTTCAGGTGGAAACAGTTGATGGAGCTTTTTCGCTCAGTGAATATATCATGTCGGAAGGGAAAGCTATTTTGTTTCGTACGATGGACGGTCCGCTATTAAAGACGTTTTATATACCGGCGCTGAAAAAATAA
- the mdcD gene encoding biotin-independent malonate decarboxylase subunit beta, with the protein MKALRASFTECNGRERAIELLDSGSYKELLGPFDGFESPHLETQGIVPQSDDGVTVAKGTLNTQPAVVISMEGDFQGGGIGEISGAKIAGALERALIDCEAGVMTVPIFVFDTGGVRLQEANYGLLAIAEIGAAIVALRRYVPVIGVIPGKIGAFGGMSITAGLCSALIMTREGRLGLNGPEVIEQEAGIREFDSQDRQLIWRTVGGEQRTASGFADMLAEDDVEAIKEAVTSVIKGEITLYPRTEQVERYQTFLWLVNPLQRLSSEEVRELWSRSEKAVQDEAEVVLDSYKSTSRGKTWFDLLRGDAEEISDIPSVRVADSMIGDKKVRYIAVVPDTHNRFPRSRRGEVGLEEGWSIAKFVREAIELDQEDEKRVIVAIVDVPSQAYGYHEEMLGIHQACAAAVDAYASARLAGHPVISFIPGKAISGAFLAHGMQANRLIALHDPKVNVHVMSKQSAARITQRSLDELEKATKKVPAMAYDIDSFEKLGALFSVVDGVEADAPGEKDRDVIYMEIQRAVEDVQMNGSTDLSVRLSSSYARTVGRPASILVRRKLNEQWS; encoded by the coding sequence ATGAAAGCGTTAAGAGCTAGTTTTACAGAGTGTAATGGACGTGAACGGGCAATAGAACTGTTAGACAGCGGGTCGTATAAAGAATTACTTGGCCCATTCGATGGCTTTGAATCTCCCCATCTGGAGACTCAGGGAATTGTACCGCAAAGCGATGACGGAGTTACTGTAGCGAAAGGAACATTGAACACCCAGCCAGCGGTTGTCATTTCAATGGAGGGAGATTTTCAAGGCGGGGGAATAGGCGAAATATCGGGAGCAAAAATTGCCGGCGCACTTGAAAGGGCGTTAATAGACTGCGAAGCAGGGGTTATGACGGTTCCTATTTTCGTATTTGATACGGGGGGAGTAAGACTGCAAGAAGCAAATTATGGCCTATTGGCTATCGCAGAAATTGGTGCGGCTATTGTGGCTCTTCGTCGTTACGTACCTGTTATCGGAGTCATACCTGGAAAAATTGGTGCGTTTGGCGGCATGTCCATTACAGCAGGGCTTTGCAGCGCACTTATTATGACGCGGGAAGGCCGGCTGGGGCTAAATGGACCAGAAGTGATTGAGCAGGAGGCGGGCATCCGTGAATTTGATTCACAAGACCGGCAGCTCATCTGGAGAACGGTTGGTGGAGAGCAACGGACAGCTTCAGGGTTTGCAGATATGTTAGCCGAGGATGATGTAGAAGCTATCAAGGAGGCTGTTACTTCCGTTATAAAAGGAGAGATTACGCTCTATCCGCGAACGGAACAAGTAGAGCGGTATCAAACATTTTTGTGGCTGGTTAATCCATTGCAACGCTTGTCATCCGAAGAAGTACGAGAGTTATGGAGCCGCTCGGAAAAAGCAGTTCAGGATGAAGCAGAGGTTGTTCTAGATAGCTATAAATCAACAAGCCGAGGAAAGACATGGTTTGATTTACTGCGAGGGGATGCTGAAGAAATCAGTGATATTCCTTCTGTTCGTGTCGCTGATAGTATGATAGGGGATAAGAAAGTACGCTATATTGCAGTTGTTCCAGATACCCATAACCGTTTTCCGAGGTCTCGAAGAGGAGAGGTTGGTTTAGAAGAGGGTTGGTCCATTGCGAAATTTGTTCGTGAAGCCATTGAATTGGACCAAGAAGATGAAAAACGTGTGATCGTGGCCATTGTAGATGTACCAAGCCAGGCATACGGATATCATGAAGAAATGCTTGGTATTCATCAAGCGTGTGCGGCGGCTGTTGATGCATATGCATCCGCAAGGTTAGCCGGTCATCCAGTTATTTCATTCATTCCAGGCAAGGCCATTTCCGGTGCCTTTTTAGCACATGGAATGCAGGCGAACCGGTTAATTGCGCTGCATGATCCAAAGGTAAATGTGCATGTTATGTCTAAACAATCAGCGGCCCGCATTACACAGCGAAGTTTAGATGAGTTAGAAAAAGCTACAAAAAAAGTGCCAGCGATGGCTTATGATATTGATTCTTTTGAAAAGCTTGGTGCTTTATTTTCAGTAGTTGATGGAGTGGAAGCTGATGCTCCAGGGGAAAAAGACCGCGATGTGATATATATGGAAATTCAGCGCGCGGTTGAGGATGTCCAGATGAACGGCTCGACAGATTTAAGCGTTCGTTTATCGTCGTCTTATGCAAGAACAGTTGGCCGGCCTGCATCTATCCTGGTTAGAAGGAAGCTGAATGAACAATGGAGTTAA
- a CDS encoding malonate decarboxylase subunit delta: MERITYTFPATKTISRRAHVGVVGSGDLEILMEPCSNFQTEITIRTGITGFKGTWDAVIRRFFAQHDVAAKVKINDFGATPGVVTIRLAQALEVSGVDESVKS; this comes from the coding sequence TTGGAGAGAATCACATATACATTTCCTGCCACAAAAACAATTAGTCGGCGGGCTCATGTAGGGGTCGTCGGGTCGGGGGATCTAGAAATTTTAATGGAGCCCTGCAGCAATTTTCAAACTGAAATAACTATTCGTACAGGCATTACAGGATTCAAAGGCACTTGGGATGCGGTTATCAGGCGCTTTTTTGCCCAGCATGATGTTGCTGCGAAAGTAAAAATCAATGATTTTGGCGCAACACCGGGAGTAGTGACGATACGCTTAGCGCAAGCATTGGAGGTGAGCGGTGTTGATGAAAGCGTTAAGAGCTAG
- a CDS encoding triphosphoribosyl-dephospho-CoA synthase, with product MNSRKYSFSYFVAEAAVRSLIEEAELTPKPGLVDQANTGAHNDLTIHLMRKSARSLKETFIEMADASYGLTPSQSLREKIALIGREGEKRMYEATSGANTHKGAIWALGLLVSAAAMGKGTYTIEEVVSKAGETARFSDRFCPIVPTNGDRVKIKYGVEGARGEAQQSFPHIMQVSLPMLKWARESGMTEEAARLSVLLSLIAHLDDTCILHRGGAESLIFAKVQANVWLKNKKLEQLKQLDEEFTSRNISPGGSADLLAATLFLDKMQAEEAAYFVQKEYESAY from the coding sequence GTGAACAGTAGAAAATATTCTTTTAGCTACTTTGTTGCCGAAGCAGCTGTGCGCTCTTTAATAGAAGAAGCAGAGCTTACACCGAAACCTGGGCTTGTAGATCAAGCTAACACCGGCGCTCATAACGATCTAACGATTCACTTAATGAGAAAATCAGCGAGATCACTGAAAGAAACGTTTATAGAAATGGCAGACGCCAGCTATGGACTCACCCCTTCACAGTCTCTGCGGGAAAAAATTGCTTTGATCGGCCGTGAAGGTGAAAAAAGAATGTATGAAGCAACCAGCGGTGCCAATACACATAAAGGTGCAATTTGGGCGCTCGGTCTACTTGTTTCAGCGGCTGCGATGGGAAAAGGCACTTATACAATAGAAGAAGTTGTTTCAAAGGCGGGTGAAACAGCACGTTTTTCGGATAGGTTTTGTCCCATTGTCCCCACTAACGGCGACAGAGTCAAAATTAAATATGGTGTAGAAGGAGCAAGAGGAGAAGCACAGCAAAGTTTTCCACATATTATGCAGGTTTCGCTGCCGATGTTAAAGTGGGCACGAGAAAGCGGAATGACAGAAGAAGCGGCTCGGTTAAGCGTACTTCTATCATTGATTGCCCATTTGGATGATACATGTATTTTGCACAGGGGAGGAGCAGAGTCGCTAATATTTGCTAAAGTACAGGCAAATGTATGGCTAAAGAATAAAAAACTTGAACAGCTGAAACAACTAGATGAAGAGTTTACGAGCCGCAATATTTCACCGGGCGGGAGCGCTGACTTGCTGGCGGCGACACTTTTCTTGGATAAAATGCAGGCGGAAGAAGCGGCTTATTTTGTCCAAAAAGAATATGAATCTGCGTATTAA
- the mdcA gene encoding malonate decarboxylase subunit alpha yields MKRLEAKNKRVDSVKDLVNGIVIPTDRIVDVLEKLIRPGDRVVLEGNNQKQASFLSKALAQTNPTRLFDLHMIISSISRPEHLDLFEHGIANKIDFAYAGPQSLRMAQMLEDGKLTMGEIHTYIELYGRLFIDLIPSVALVAADQADCHGNLYTGPNTEETPTLIEAAAFRDGIVIVQVNELVDELPRVDVPGSWIDFIVVAKEPYELEPLFTRDPRHITDIQILQAMMVIRGIYEKHGVQSLNHGIGYNTAAIELLLPTYAESLGLKGKICKNWALNPHPTMIPAIESGWVDSIHCFGGEIGMEKYVAARRDVFFTGPDGSLRSNRTLSQMAGQYAVDLFIGSTLQIDQDGNSSTVTRGRLAGFGGAPNMGHDPGGRRHSTPAWLNMMTSDDPLARGKKLVVQVVETFQAGNKPVFVESLDSIDVKKDTGLATAPVMIYGGDVTHVVTEEGIAYLYKADSLEKRRQAIAAVAGVTPVGLTHDSKKTDELRQEGLIALPEDLNIRRTDAKRSLLAAKSIEEIVEWSDGLYKPPAKFKSW; encoded by the coding sequence ATAAAAAGACTTGAAGCGAAGAATAAGCGTGTTGACAGTGTTAAGGATCTTGTTAATGGAATAGTGATCCCGACAGATCGCATTGTTGACGTGTTGGAGAAGTTGATCAGACCTGGTGACCGCGTTGTTTTAGAGGGAAATAACCAAAAGCAGGCTTCGTTTCTTTCGAAAGCGCTTGCACAGACCAACCCAACCAGATTGTTTGATTTACATATGATTATTTCTAGTATTTCAAGACCAGAACACCTTGATCTTTTTGAACATGGGATTGCGAATAAAATTGATTTTGCCTATGCAGGGCCTCAAAGCCTTCGGATGGCGCAAATGCTTGAAGATGGCAAATTGACGATGGGAGAAATTCATACATACATTGAACTGTATGGCCGTCTTTTTATTGATTTGATTCCATCAGTCGCTCTAGTAGCGGCTGATCAGGCTGATTGCCACGGAAACTTGTATACAGGTCCAAATACAGAGGAGACCCCAACATTAATCGAAGCAGCTGCATTTCGTGACGGGATTGTTATTGTACAAGTAAATGAACTGGTTGATGAATTGCCGCGTGTAGATGTTCCAGGCTCTTGGATCGATTTTATTGTTGTCGCCAAAGAACCGTATGAACTTGAGCCGTTATTCACACGCGATCCGCGTCATATTACAGATATTCAAATCCTGCAGGCAATGATGGTGATTCGCGGTATTTATGAGAAGCATGGGGTACAGTCATTGAATCATGGGATCGGTTATAACACGGCCGCAATCGAATTGCTATTACCAACCTATGCAGAATCACTTGGATTAAAAGGGAAGATCTGCAAGAACTGGGCATTGAACCCCCATCCAACAATGATTCCAGCTATTGAAAGTGGCTGGGTTGACAGCATTCATTGTTTTGGTGGAGAAATAGGCATGGAAAAATATGTTGCCGCTCGTCGCGACGTCTTTTTTACTGGACCTGATGGTAGTCTACGATCGAATCGTACTCTTTCACAAATGGCTGGGCAATATGCTGTTGATTTATTTATCGGCTCCACACTACAAATAGATCAGGATGGAAACTCTTCTACTGTTACACGGGGGCGGCTGGCAGGCTTTGGAGGGGCACCGAATATGGGACATGATCCCGGTGGAAGACGGCATTCAACCCCAGCATGGTTAAATATGATGACATCTGATGATCCGCTAGCACGCGGAAAAAAGCTTGTTGTGCAGGTTGTGGAAACATTTCAAGCAGGGAACAAGCCAGTTTTCGTAGAGTCGCTCGATTCAATTGACGTAAAAAAAGACACTGGTCTCGCAACCGCACCGGTCATGATTTACGGTGGTGATGTAACACACGTTGTGACGGAAGAGGGAATTGCTTACTTATATAAAGCGGATAGCTTGGAAAAACGAAGACAGGCCATTGCAGCGGTAGCTGGTGTTACACCAGTAGGATTAACGCATGATTCCAAAAAAACAGATGAGTTACGCCAAGAAGGGTTAATTGCTCTTCCTGAAGATTTAAACATTCGCCGGACAGACGCTAAGCGATCATTGCTTGCAGCAAAAAGCATTGAAGAGATTGTCGAGTGGTCAGACGGATTATATAAGCCGCCGGCAAAGTTCAAAAGTTGGTAA
- a CDS encoding malonate decarboxylase subunit epsilon: protein MKTAFLFPGQGSQKPGMMNELPSHTAVKELIDLASNLLNESVFNFHTAESLASTKAVQLSLFIAGVATFKAFEAEGIKPDFVAGHSVGSFGAAVAAGVIDFEDALKIVKLRGELMEQAYPTGYGMGVVLGMDVHDLQVIVNRYSNDKSPVFITNQNAPDQLTLSGELCGIKRVLKEAGENGARCASMLNVRTPSHCSLLAPVSDALTKALQNIEFHRPVIPYVGNRTARLLYNSVDIRLDLAESVSSAVRWHDASSVLYEKGTRLFIEMFPGNVLSRLAVKAFPDARVMSMEENGFDDCLFIAQHKTSK, encoded by the coding sequence TTGAAGACCGCTTTTTTGTTCCCAGGTCAAGGATCACAAAAACCGGGAATGATGAATGAGTTGCCGTCACACACTGCTGTGAAAGAATTGATAGATTTGGCAAGCAACCTGCTTAATGAGAGCGTATTCAATTTTCATACAGCAGAATCTCTTGCTTCAACAAAGGCGGTACAACTTTCACTCTTCATCGCTGGAGTGGCTACTTTTAAAGCATTTGAAGCGGAAGGGATAAAACCGGATTTTGTGGCGGGACATTCCGTTGGTAGTTTTGGAGCAGCCGTTGCTGCAGGTGTAATTGATTTTGAAGATGCTTTGAAAATAGTGAAACTGCGAGGAGAGTTAATGGAGCAGGCTTATCCTACAGGTTACGGCATGGGGGTCGTGCTGGGAATGGATGTTCACGATTTACAGGTGATCGTTAACCGTTATTCAAATGACAAATCCCCCGTTTTTATTACCAATCAAAATGCACCGGATCAGCTGACGCTTTCAGGTGAATTATGTGGGATAAAAAGAGTGTTGAAAGAAGCAGGAGAGAATGGAGCACGTTGCGCTTCAATGCTGAATGTCCGTACGCCCTCTCACTGCTCCCTCTTAGCCCCTGTTTCAGATGCGCTAACTAAAGCACTTCAAAATATTGAATTTCATCGTCCGGTTATTCCTTATGTAGGTAATCGAACTGCACGTTTACTGTATAATTCGGTCGACATTCGACTAGATCTCGCAGAAAGTGTTTCTTCAGCTGTTAGGTGGCACGATGCTTCTTCTGTTCTTTACGAAAAAGGAACTAGGCTATTTATCGAAATGTTTCCTGGTAATGTATTGTCTCGATTAGCCGTAAAAGCCTTTCCGGATGCGAGAGTAATGTCGATGGAGGAGAATGGGTTTGATGATTGTCTATTTATAGCCCAACACAAAACGTCAAAATAA